The following are from one region of the Abditibacteriota bacterium genome:
- a CDS encoding small basic family protein, whose translation MYLYPVLAFMLGLAVYFAPVDLPGKWASYLSLALLAGLDAITGGVRARLQGNFEDSIFLSGFFCNALLAAGLAYIGDLLRIDLFLAALIVLGGRIFLNLSIIRVEFIKGRRAPKKNP comes from the coding sequence CTGTATCTGTATCCCGTGCTGGCCTTTATGCTGGGCCTGGCGGTGTATTTTGCCCCCGTGGACCTGCCCGGCAAGTGGGCCAGCTATCTGTCCCTGGCGCTGCTGGCGGGTCTGGACGCCATCACCGGCGGTGTGAGGGCCAGACTGCAGGGCAATTTTGAAGACTCCATATTCCTGTCGGGCTTTTTCTGCAACGCTCTGCTGGCCGCAGGTCTGGCCTACATAGGAGACCTGCTGAGGATAGACCTGTTTCTGGCTGCCCTCATAGTCCTGGGCGGCAGGATATTCCTCAATCTGTCCATCATCAGGGTGGAGTTCATCAAGGGGAGGAGGGCTCCAAAAAAAAATCCCTGA
- a CDS encoding DUF881 domain-containing protein: protein MVPASHGKSWLAELVILCFILGVLFALTFKTQIQAIREGIPIRMADAGSLLKYAKDENIKLQKELADQKALTEKMAVEQAKGVASTQRLENILTESKLLAGTSAVSGPGVIVTLVDSPKISKDSPAYEIDQLLVHYSDIVLTVNELFNSGAEAVSVNEQRIVANTSIRCAGTPILVNNIRVFPPYVIKAVGNPDDLYTGINMPGGTVADLQVLGMLTVTKEKKLELPAYTGSTKFTYAREVTK from the coding sequence ATGGTTCCTGCAAGTCACGGAAAAAGCTGGCTCGCCGAGTTGGTGATCCTGTGCTTCATACTGGGCGTGCTGTTTGCTCTCACCTTCAAGACCCAGATACAGGCCATCAGAGAGGGCATCCCCATCAGGATGGCCGACGCCGGCTCGCTCCTCAAATACGCCAAGGATGAAAACATCAAGCTGCAGAAGGAGCTGGCTGACCAGAAGGCTCTCACGGAAAAAATGGCCGTGGAGCAGGCAAAGGGCGTGGCCAGCACCCAGAGGCTGGAAAACATCCTCACGGAGAGCAAGCTGCTGGCCGGCACCAGCGCCGTGTCGGGCCCCGGGGTCATAGTCACTCTGGTGGACAGCCCCAAGATATCCAAGGATTCGCCCGCCTACGAGATAGACCAGCTGCTGGTGCACTACTCGGACATAGTGCTGACGGTGAACGAGCTCTTCAACTCCGGAGCCGAGGCCGTGTCCGTGAACGAGCAGAGGATAGTGGCCAACACCTCCATCCGCTGCGCCGGCACTCCCATTCTGGTGAATAATATCAGGGTCTTTCCCCCTTACGTCATCAAGGCCGTGGGCAACCCCGACGACCTCTACACGGGCATCAATATGCCCGGAGGCACCGTGGCAGATCTGCAGGTGCTGGGCATGCTCACGGTGACCAAGGAGAAAAAGCTGGAGCTGCCGGCCTACACCGGCTCTACCAAGTTCACCTACGCCCGGGAGGTGACCAAATGA
- the murB gene encoding UDP-N-acetylmuramate dehydrogenase, producing MLESIKGITVYYNEPLDRHTAMGVGGCCDMMVVCDSPEAVAETIRALRAADVPFYVFGGGTNLLVSDRGFAGAVVKLGPGLAESGETGEGLFVCGCAAGLTAAARASLEAGFTGLQEVGAVPGSLGGALYMNAGESLGGISRFVASLDVYDVERDCLCTLEAEECGYEYRNSLFQKNPGSYVLLSCAFRLVRASSPEELQAAKDYLSERLYLRKRKFPNQKSAGCFFKNPAEDVQAGRLIESCGLKGAAAGGARVAEEHANFIINADGASASDVCALAGRVRDRVLREKGVELEPEVRLVGDFSKTRVAVLMGGLSSERNISLVTGYQICLALNKDKYDVCGIDVAGLRPGWQTVVEKYPMMEVHREQIEAFYESGFAAPCSLLFEGRDKRPDVCFVALHGKYGEDGAVQGLLEMLGIPYTGSGILGHALAIDKAVSKKIYRQHGIPTPEAVIISASRPADARTQCAGLRYPLFIKPVCQGSTIGMTKVCTEEELEQAVRTAAEYDAVIMAEENVEGTEITVAVLDTHKGPMALPAIEIVPDEGLYDLEAKYVPGRTAEICPARLDGAAATRAAELALAAHRALGCRGVSRTDMIVEPGGGIQVLETNTIPGMTPTSLVPKALMAAGISFEAFLDIMIGSAQNET from the coding sequence ATGCTGGAAAGTATAAAAGGTATTACTGTATATTACAACGAGCCTCTGGACAGGCACACCGCTATGGGAGTGGGGGGCTGCTGCGATATGATGGTCGTATGCGACAGCCCCGAAGCCGTGGCGGAGACTATCCGGGCCCTCCGGGCCGCGGACGTTCCTTTTTACGTCTTTGGCGGCGGCACCAATCTGCTGGTCTCCGACAGGGGTTTTGCGGGAGCGGTGGTGAAGCTGGGCCCCGGTCTGGCCGAGTCCGGAGAGACCGGCGAGGGCCTCTTTGTCTGCGGGTGCGCCGCAGGGCTCACCGCGGCGGCCAGAGCCTCCCTGGAGGCGGGCTTTACAGGCCTTCAGGAAGTGGGGGCCGTGCCCGGCAGTCTGGGCGGCGCCCTGTATATGAACGCCGGCGAGAGCCTGGGCGGCATCAGCCGTTTCGTGGCCTCTCTGGACGTGTATGACGTGGAGCGCGACTGCCTCTGCACCCTGGAGGCGGAGGAGTGCGGCTACGAATACAGGAACTCCCTGTTTCAGAAGAATCCCGGCAGCTACGTGCTCCTTTCCTGCGCCTTCCGCCTCGTCAGGGCTTCCTCTCCCGAAGAGCTGCAGGCGGCGAAGGACTACCTCTCCGAAAGGCTGTATCTCCGCAAGCGCAAGTTTCCCAATCAGAAGAGCGCCGGCTGCTTTTTCAAGAATCCGGCCGAAGACGTGCAGGCGGGCCGGCTCATAGAGAGCTGCGGCCTGAAGGGCGCAGCAGCCGGAGGAGCCAGAGTGGCGGAGGAGCACGCCAATTTCATCATCAACGCCGACGGCGCTTCCGCCTCTGACGTCTGCGCGCTGGCCGGCCGCGTCAGGGACCGGGTGCTGCGGGAAAAGGGCGTGGAGCTGGAGCCGGAGGTGCGGCTGGTGGGCGACTTTTCCAAAACAAGGGTGGCGGTGCTCATGGGAGGACTGTCCTCCGAGAGAAACATCTCTCTGGTCACCGGCTATCAGATATGCCTGGCTCTCAACAAGGACAAATACGACGTCTGCGGCATAGACGTGGCGGGGCTGCGCCCCGGCTGGCAGACAGTGGTGGAAAAATATCCCATGATGGAAGTCCACAGAGAGCAGATAGAAGCGTTTTACGAGTCCGGCTTTGCCGCTCCCTGCAGCCTGCTCTTTGAGGGCAGGGACAAGAGGCCCGACGTGTGCTTTGTGGCCCTTCACGGCAAATACGGCGAGGACGGAGCCGTCCAGGGCCTGCTGGAGATGCTGGGCATCCCCTACACGGGCTCCGGCATCCTGGGCCACGCTCTGGCCATCGACAAGGCCGTCAGCAAAAAGATATACAGGCAGCACGGCATCCCCACTCCCGAGGCGGTGATCATCAGCGCCTCCCGGCCCGCCGACGCCCGGACCCAGTGCGCCGGTCTCAGGTATCCCCTGTTCATAAAGCCCGTGTGTCAGGGCTCCACCATCGGCATGACCAAGGTCTGTACGGAGGAGGAGCTGGAGCAGGCGGTGCGGACCGCGGCCGAATACGACGCAGTCATCATGGCGGAGGAGAACGTGGAGGGCACGGAGATCACAGTGGCCGTGCTGGACACCCACAAGGGGCCCATGGCCCTGCCCGCCATAGAGATAGTGCCCGACGAGGGCCTCTACGACCTGGAAGCCAAATACGTGCCCGGCAGGACTGCCGAGATATGCCCGGCCCGCCTTGACGGGGCCGCGGCCACCCGGGCAGCGGAGCTGGCTCTGGCCGCCCACAGGGCTTTGGGCTGCAGAGGCGTGTCCAGGACGGATATGATCGTGGAGCCCGGAGGAGGCATCCAGGTCCTGGAGACCAACACCATACCCGGCATGACTCCCACCAGTCTGGTGCCCAAGGCCCTCATGGCCGCCGGCATCAGCTTTGAAGCCTTTCTGGACATCATGATCGGCAGCGCGCAAAATGAGACGTGA
- the murC gene encoding UDP-N-acetylmuramate--L-alanine ligase yields the protein MDSRKYHFIGIGGEGMSPIAEILKARGCSVSGSDATERASTIRLRNKGITVTIGHSANNISDQDVIVYSAAIPNDNEELRKARETAGECLVRSEMLGRLMSEYEVRIAVAGTHGKTTTTTMIDAVLSGSGYDNTSLIGAAVPSLKGSNARIGKSNKYFLTEACEAFESFLDLRPSLAVITNIDADHLDYYGTFDRIREAFAAFVRNVDPDGAIVYCADCPAAVRTARESGRRAVGFGFGEGADFRATDVEIQGGGTTFEVTGCGRVSLQIPGRHNILNALACMACCSLLGIPAEAQKQVLESFSLPSRRFNVRHLNGGMLIDDYAHHPTEIGATMDALREHYPGRRIVAVFQPHLYSRTRDHLQGFVEVLTKGDEVIVTDVYAAREKPIKGVDGNMVNRAILESGFKNTSYLPKNLIADYLKRTVADSDIAVVFGAGDINAICADLADRE from the coding sequence TTGGACAGCAGGAAGTATCACTTTATCGGTATCGGGGGCGAGGGCATGAGCCCCATAGCGGAGATCCTCAAGGCGAGAGGGTGCAGCGTATCGGGCAGCGATGCCACAGAAAGGGCGTCCACCATCCGCCTCCGCAACAAGGGCATCACGGTCACCATCGGCCACTCCGCCAACAACATATCGGATCAGGACGTGATAGTCTATTCCGCCGCCATACCCAATGACAACGAAGAGCTGCGCAAGGCCAGAGAGACGGCGGGCGAATGCCTGGTCCGCTCCGAGATGCTGGGCCGGCTCATGAGCGAATACGAAGTCCGCATAGCCGTGGCCGGCACCCACGGCAAGACCACTACCACCACCATGATAGACGCCGTCCTTTCGGGCAGCGGCTACGACAACACCTCCCTTATAGGCGCCGCGGTGCCCTCTCTGAAGGGCAGCAACGCCCGCATAGGCAAAAGCAACAAATATTTCCTCACCGAGGCCTGCGAGGCCTTTGAGTCCTTTCTGGACCTGCGGCCCTCTCTGGCAGTCATCACCAATATAGACGCCGACCATCTGGACTATTACGGCACCTTTGACAGGATCAGGGAGGCCTTTGCCGCCTTTGTCCGCAACGTGGACCCGGACGGGGCCATAGTCTATTGCGCCGACTGTCCCGCCGCCGTCCGGACCGCCCGGGAAAGCGGCCGCCGGGCCGTGGGCTTCGGCTTCGGAGAAGGCGCCGACTTCAGGGCCACGGACGTGGAGATACAGGGCGGAGGCACCACCTTTGAGGTGACGGGCTGCGGCCGGGTGTCCCTGCAGATACCCGGCAGACACAACATACTCAACGCTCTGGCCTGTATGGCCTGCTGCAGCCTGCTGGGCATCCCGGCGGAGGCTCAGAAACAGGTGCTGGAGAGCTTTTCCCTGCCCAGCCGCCGCTTCAACGTGCGGCATCTCAACGGAGGCATGCTCATAGACGACTACGCCCATCACCCCACTGAAATAGGAGCCACCATGGACGCTCTCAGGGAGCACTACCCGGGCAGGAGGATAGTGGCCGTGTTCCAGCCCCACCTGTATTCCCGGACCAGAGACCATCTGCAGGGCTTTGTGGAGGTGCTCACCAAGGGGGACGAGGTCATAGTCACCGACGTTTACGCCGCCCGGGAAAAGCCCATCAAGGGCGTGGACGGCAACATGGTCAACAGGGCCATACTGGAGTCGGGCTTCAAAAACACCTCCTACCTGCCCAAAAACCTCATAGCCGACTATCTGAAAAGGACCGTCGCCGACAGCGATATAGCGGTGGTCTTCGGCGCCGGAGACATCAACGCCATATGCGCCGACCTGGCTGACAGGGAGTAA
- a CDS encoding alpha-L-rhamnosidase, whose product MKRLYTDEERAAYGTAGKWQAKWICHPEGSAEESALYCCRLEFGTTEEQTLRLKVSADQRYILFVDGVREGEGPERGDSDNWFFETYELTVSPGRHSLTALVWFIRYEDRPPVAQMFWRPGFLLECPELPELSTGSGPWRILKVPGYRIETPNHETYTGSRFTVRGAEVPRDFLSGGGDGWREPAVLWRASNKYMDRGREFLTKWHLRPCMLPAPYEGEIKGIRAVACDHPLSDSTEEVRIAPPEPAALAEWQSFFDGGSVTVPPETRVRVIADMGNYYCVRHRFLTVGGRGSRIRLRYAETLFEDLKTFRKGNRDEYLGKAYHGVGVDYYPGGARDEEYFSLWWYPGRYMEIYVETAGESLTLSSPEFGETHYDYAFDASFESSDGELYSFAPIALRALEMCTHETLMDCPFYEQLMYVGDTRLELLTVYSVSRDRHIAKKAVDTFDKSIGTEGLTKSRYPSHLEQHIPPFSLFYVAMVHDYLTYTGDRAFAAELMHGVRGVMDFFERHENGDGLLQAPQGWNFTDWVPGFPGGHSDYTARGVSGYYNAHWLYTLLKAAELEDFMGERALAERYRRRAEELLQRFDRTFWKEDRGLYSEDAAGALFWEHTQCLAILTGLLPEDRVRRITDALAEGRDIHRTTIYFSHYLLEAAAAAGRSDIFYDRLAFWSGLPKQGFRTTPESPEPPRSDCHAWGAHPLYHLQANALGVRPAEPGFGRVSVKPMLGRLKWAKGSMPHPAGSIECSYDNTGETLTGRVTLPRGVTGTLTANGRTIELKEGVNDF is encoded by the coding sequence ATGAAAAGACTATACACCGACGAGGAACGGGCGGCCTACGGGACCGCCGGCAAATGGCAGGCAAAATGGATATGCCACCCTGAGGGCAGCGCCGAGGAGTCGGCCCTCTATTGCTGCCGGCTGGAGTTCGGGACGACCGAAGAGCAGACTCTGAGACTGAAGGTATCCGCCGACCAGAGATACATTCTCTTTGTGGACGGCGTCCGGGAGGGAGAAGGACCCGAGCGGGGAGACAGCGACAACTGGTTTTTCGAGACCTATGAGCTCACAGTGTCCCCGGGGCGCCACTCTCTGACGGCTCTGGTGTGGTTCATCAGATACGAGGACAGGCCTCCCGTGGCCCAGATGTTCTGGCGGCCGGGCTTCCTGCTGGAATGTCCGGAGCTGCCGGAGCTCAGCACGGGCAGCGGCCCCTGGCGCATACTGAAGGTGCCGGGCTACAGGATAGAGACCCCCAATCACGAGACCTACACGGGCTCCCGCTTTACGGTGCGGGGAGCGGAGGTCCCCCGGGACTTTTTGTCCGGCGGAGGCGACGGCTGGCGGGAGCCGGCGGTCCTGTGGAGAGCCAGCAACAAATATATGGACCGCGGCCGGGAGTTTCTTACCAAATGGCACCTGCGCCCCTGCATGCTGCCGGCCCCCTATGAGGGAGAGATAAAGGGCATCCGGGCAGTCGCCTGCGACCATCCCCTCTCCGACAGCACCGAGGAGGTGCGGATAGCCCCGCCGGAGCCGGCGGCTCTGGCGGAGTGGCAGAGCTTTTTCGACGGCGGCAGCGTCACGGTGCCCCCGGAGACCCGGGTCAGAGTCATAGCCGACATGGGCAACTATTACTGCGTGAGGCACCGCTTTCTGACGGTTGGAGGCCGGGGCTCCCGTATCAGGCTGCGCTATGCCGAGACCCTTTTTGAGGACCTGAAGACCTTTCGCAAGGGCAACAGGGACGAATATCTGGGCAAGGCCTATCACGGCGTAGGTGTGGACTACTATCCCGGCGGCGCCCGGGACGAAGAATACTTTTCCCTGTGGTGGTATCCCGGCAGATATATGGAGATATACGTGGAGACCGCCGGCGAGAGCCTGACCCTCTCCTCCCCCGAGTTCGGAGAGACCCACTACGACTACGCCTTTGACGCCTCCTTTGAGTCCTCCGACGGAGAGCTGTATTCCTTTGCCCCCATAGCCCTCCGGGCTCTGGAAATGTGCACCCACGAGACCCTGATGGACTGCCCCTTCTACGAGCAGCTCATGTATGTGGGAGACACCCGTCTGGAGCTGCTGACGGTCTATTCCGTCTCCCGGGACAGGCATATAGCCAAAAAGGCGGTGGACACCTTTGACAAATCCATAGGCACCGAGGGCCTCACCAAATCCAGATATCCCTCCCACCTGGAGCAGCACATACCCCCCTTCTCCCTCTTTTACGTGGCCATGGTCCACGACTACCTGACCTACACGGGGGACAGGGCCTTCGCGGCGGAGCTGATGCACGGAGTGCGGGGAGTCATGGACTTCTTCGAGAGGCACGAAAACGGAGATGGCCTGCTGCAGGCGCCTCAGGGCTGGAACTTCACCGACTGGGTGCCCGGCTTCCCGGGAGGCCACAGCGACTATACTGCCCGGGGAGTCAGCGGCTATTACAATGCCCACTGGCTCTACACCCTGCTGAAGGCGGCGGAGCTGGAGGACTTCATGGGCGAAAGGGCCCTGGCGGAGAGATACAGGCGCAGGGCCGAAGAGCTGCTGCAGCGCTTTGACAGGACCTTCTGGAAGGAGGACAGGGGCCTCTACAGCGAGGACGCTGCCGGCGCCCTCTTCTGGGAGCACACCCAGTGTCTGGCCATACTGACGGGCCTGCTGCCCGAAGACAGGGTCCGCCGGATCACCGACGCTCTGGCGGAGGGCAGGGACATACACAGGACCACCATCTATTTCAGCCACTACCTGCTGGAGGCAGCGGCAGCGGCGGGACGCAGCGACATCTTCTACGACAGGCTGGCCTTTTGGAGCGGCCTGCCGAAGCAGGGCTTCCGGACCACTCCCGAATCGCCGGAGCCTCCCAGATCCGACTGCCACGCCTGGGGAGCCCATCCCCTGTACCACCTGCAGGCCAACGCCCTGGGCGTCAGGCCCGCCGAGCCCGGCTTTGGCCGTGTCAGCGTGAAGCCCATGCTGGGCCGTCTGAAGTGGGCAAAGGGCTCCATGCCCCACCCCGCCGGCAGCATAGAGTGCTCCTATGACAACACGGGAGAGACCCTGACCGGCCGGGTGACCCTGCCCCGGGGAGTCACCGGCACCCTGACCGCGAACGGCAGGACCATAGAGCTGAAGGAAGGCGTCAACGACTTTTAG